From the Solanum lycopersicum chromosome 10, SLM_r2.1 genome, one window contains:
- the LOC101265172 gene encoding probable serine/threonine-protein kinase At1g54610 encodes MGCVCCKLSRQVKDRRDGQKKRELDKGVSAVSSKREKSFRVKEKLENGDISVGSFDRKSNGSKRVGDNHRKKLEVFPNAMEGELIAAGWPSLLAAVAGEAINGWIPRKADTFEKLDKIGQGTYSSVYKARDLVNDKVVALKRVRFEKMDPESIRFMAREIVILRRLDHPNIIKLEGLIVSRTSCSLYLVFEYMEHDLTGLAALPGIKFTEPQVKCYMQQLLSGLDHCHNRGVLHRDIKGSNLLIDNHGTLKIADFGLANFFDNQQSVPLTSRVVTLWYRPPELLLGASHYGTAVDLWSTGCILGELYVAKPIMPGRTEVEQLHKIFKLCGSPTEDYWKKTKLSYSAVFKPIQPYKRSVGERFKELPPSAVGLLETLLSIDPALRGTAVGALESEFFTTKPFACDPSSLPTYPPSKEIDAKLREEEARRRGTTNGSKERQAVPAPARDANAKLASSMQRRQSSSNPKSQSDRFNPSKEAVARFPNDPPKPSQAVKETGKDQMENLSDRFSAKDHLDDLSETFSHSVPLALGVFGKKYDDISIGPNRADLSDLVASRSVVSGDNRDRCVQLQSAHQVERTARLLDEHSTKQDQDQKYFKQNFASSHQFESGRTCTKEANLHDHSDKGNKIHYSGSLLVASNKVDQMLKDRDRHIQEAARRARLEKARAGQANAPARSNVKNM; translated from the exons ATGGGTTGTGTTTGTTGTAAACTTTCCCGACAGGTCAAAGATCGTCGGGATGGCCAAAAGAAGAGAGAGTTAGATAAAGGGGTATCAGCTGTGAGttcaaagagagaaaaaagttTTAGGGTGAAAGAGAAATTGGAGAATGGTGATATAAGTGTTGGTTCATTCGACAGGAAGTCTAATGGATCTAAAAGGGTCGGGGACAATCACCGCAAGAAGCTTGAAGTTTTCCCAAATGCAATGGAAGGAGAGTTGATTGCTGCAGGATGGCCTTCTTTGCTTGCTGCAGTAGCCGGTGAAGCTATTAATGGTTGGATTCCTCGCAAGGCTGAtacttttgagaaattagaCAAG ATTGGCCAAGGGACTTATAGTAGTGTATACAAGGCTCGTGACCTGGTTAATGATAAAGTCGTTGCACTTAAAAGAGTAAGGTTTGAAAAAATGGATCCTGAAAGTATCAGATTTATGGCAAGGGAGATTGTTATTCTGCGAAGGCTTGATCATCCAAATATCATCAAATTGGAAGGCTTGATCGTATCAAGAACATCTTGTAGTTTGTACCTTGTATTTGAGTACATGGAACATGATCTCACTGGACTGGCAGCTCTTCCCGGTATTAAATTTACAGAGCCACAG GTTAAATGTTACATGCAGCAGCTTTTAAGTGGACTTGACCATTGCCACAATCGGGGTGTTCTGCATCGGGACATTAAGGGTTCTAATCTTCTCATTGACAATCATGGCACTTTAAAGATTGCAGATTTTGGGTTGGCAAACTTTTTCGATAACCAGCAAAGTGTTCCATTAACAAGCCGTGTTGTGACTCTTTGGTATCGACCACCAGAGCTCTTACTTGGAGCAAGTCATTATGGAACTGCAGTAGACTTGTGGAGTACTGGCTGCATTCTCGGAGAATTATATGTTGCCAAGCCCATAATGCCCGGTAGGACAGAG GTGGAACAACTACATAAGATCTTTAAGCTTTGTGGTTCACCAACTGAGGATTATTGGAAGAAAACAAAACTATCTTATTCAGCAGTATTTAAACCTATACAGCCTTACAAGCGGTCTGTTGGCGAAAGATTTAAGGAGCTTCCTCCATCTGCCGTGGGGTTACTGGAGACATTACTTTCTATAGATCCTGCACTTAGAGGAACCGCAGTTGGGGCTCTTGAGAGTGAG TTCTTCACCACAAAGCCATTTGCTTGTGATCCTTCAAGTTTGCCAACATACCCTCCCAGCAAGGAAATTGATGCAAAACTGCGGGAAGAGGAAGCTAGAAG ACGAGGGACTACAAATGGATCAAAAGAACGTCAAGCAGTTCCAGCACCAGCACGTGATGCTAATGCTAAGCTGGCTAGCTCAATGCAG AGGAGGCAGAGCAGTTCCAATCCTAAGAGCCAAAGTGACCGTTTCAATCCCTCGAAGGAAGCTGTTGCTCGTTTTCCAAATGATCCTCCTAAACCATCACAAGCAGTGAAAGAAACTGGGAAAGATCAAATGGAGAATCTTTCCGATAGATTTTCAGCCAAAGATCACCTCGATGATCTTTCAGAGACATTTTCTCATTCAGTCCCTCTGGCTCTAGGGGTATTTGGGAAGAAATATGATGATATCTCCATTGGTCCCAACAGAGCAGACTTGTCAGACTTAGTAGCATCCAGGTCCGTTGTGTCCGGAGACAACCGAGATAGATGTGTTCAGCTACAATCAGCCCATCAAGTAGAAAGGACAGCACGGCTTCTAGACGAACATTCAACGAAGCAGGATCAGGATCAGAAGTATTTCAAGCAGAACTTTGCCAGTTCTCATCAATTTGAAAGTGGAAGGACTTGTACGAAGGAGGCAAATCTG CATGACCATAGTGACAAGGGAAACAAAATCCATTATTCTGGTTCACTTCTAGTTGCATCAAATAAAGTGGATCAAATGCTTAAAGATCGCGATCGTCACATTCAGGAAGCTGCTCGACGAGCAAGGCTCGAGAAGGCACGAGCAGGTCAGGCTAACGCTCCAGCGCGAAGTAATGTGAAAAACATGTAA